A genomic window from Silene latifolia isolate original U9 population chromosome Y, ASM4854445v1, whole genome shotgun sequence includes:
- the LOC141628513 gene encoding uncharacterized protein LOC141628513: MYADLRRRPIEFEVGDKVFLKVSPMKGVRRFGINGKLSPKYIGPYEVLESVAEVAYRLALPPNLSKADVNEVEPNQNYEEQPVRTLERQEKRLRNKVVPLVQVLWRSQMFEQETSETEASMREKHPHLFE, from the exons ATGTATGCAGATTTGCGccgtaggccgattgagtttgaggttggcgataaggttttcCTTAAGGTTTCACCGATGAAAGGTGTCAGGAGATTTGGGATTAAcggcaagcttagtcctaagtacattggtCCTTATGAGGTGCTCGAGAGCGTTGCtgaggtagcctataggttggctttacctccgaatTTGTCGAAG GCTGATGTTAACGAGGTTGAGCCTAACCAGAATTATGAGGAACAACCTGTTCGTACtttggaacgtcaggagaagaggctaaggaataaggttgtacctttaGTTCAGGTTCTGTGGAGGAGTCAGATGTTCGAGCAGGAGACTTcggaaaccgaagcgtctatgcgagagaagcatccgcATCTTTTCGAGTGA